A single Streptomyces mirabilis DNA region contains:
- a CDS encoding ankyrin repeat domain-containing protein, giving the protein MSEAPDPEVVELATKIFDLARRGETEALVAYVDAGVPANLTNDRGDSLVMLAAYHGHAEAVRALLERGAEADRINDRGQTPLAGAVFKGEEAVIRALLDGGADPAAGTPSAVDTARMFAKTELLELFGAH; this is encoded by the coding sequence ATGAGTGAAGCCCCCGACCCCGAAGTCGTGGAGCTGGCGACCAAGATCTTCGATCTGGCGCGCCGAGGGGAGACCGAGGCGCTCGTGGCGTACGTCGACGCGGGTGTTCCGGCCAACCTCACCAACGACCGCGGTGACTCGCTGGTGATGCTCGCCGCCTACCACGGCCACGCCGAGGCGGTGCGCGCCCTGCTGGAGCGCGGCGCCGAGGCCGACCGCATCAACGACCGCGGCCAGACGCCCCTCGCGGGGGCCGTCTTCAAGGGCGAGGAGGCGGTCATCCGCGCGCTACTGGACGGCGGCGCGGACCCGGCCGCGGGTACCCCCTCGGCCGTCGACACCGCCCGGATGTTCGCCAAGACGGAACTTCTGGAATTGTTCGGCGCGCACTGA
- a CDS encoding YczE/YyaS/YitT family protein produces the protein MSTRADSPHRERKGSGRRLPRRLAQLYVGLALYGASSALLVESGLGLEPWNVLHQGLAELTGLTIGVVSIFVGAAVLLLWIPLRQRPGLGTVSNVFVVGIAMDGTLALVPDAHTLAVRIPLLVAGIVLNGVATGLYISAGFGPGPRDGLMTGLHLRTGRSVRLVRTVLEVAVVATGFALGGTVGIGTVLYAVAIGPVAQLFLRVFAVRPAPGGSTVVAVGQPERAILPG, from the coding sequence TTGTCCACACGCGCCGACTCCCCACACCGGGAACGCAAGGGATCCGGGCGACGGCTTCCGCGTCGCCTCGCCCAGCTGTACGTGGGCCTCGCACTGTACGGCGCGAGTTCGGCCCTGCTGGTGGAGTCGGGCCTCGGTCTGGAGCCCTGGAACGTGCTGCACCAGGGGCTCGCCGAGCTGACCGGTCTGACGATCGGCGTGGTGTCGATCTTCGTGGGCGCGGCGGTGCTGCTCCTGTGGATCCCGCTGCGCCAGCGCCCGGGCCTCGGCACGGTCTCCAACGTGTTCGTGGTCGGTATCGCCATGGACGGCACCCTCGCCCTGGTGCCGGACGCCCACACCTTGGCCGTACGGATTCCGCTGCTCGTGGCGGGCATCGTGCTGAACGGCGTGGCGACGGGCCTCTACATCTCGGCCGGCTTCGGTCCGGGCCCCCGTGACGGTCTGATGACGGGCCTGCACCTGCGTACGGGGCGCTCGGTACGGCTGGTACGCACGGTCCTGGAGGTGGCGGTCGTCGCGACCGGATTCGCGCTCGGCGGCACGGTCGGCATCGGCACGGTGCTGTACGCCGTGGCGATCGGGCCGGTCGCCCAGCTCTTCCTGCGCGTGTTCGCCGTCCGCCCGGCACCGGGCGGCAGCACCGTCGTTGCCGTCGGTCAACCGGAGCGAGCGATACTTCCAGGGTGA
- a CDS encoding RNA polymerase-binding protein RbpA produces the protein MSERALRGTRLVVTSYETDRGIDLAPRQAVEYACEKGHRFEMPFSVEAEIPPEWECKVCGAQALLVDGDGPEEKKAKPARTHWDMLMERRTREELEEVLEERLAVLRSGAMNIAVHPRDSRKSA, from the coding sequence ATGAGTGAGCGAGCTCTTCGCGGCACGCGCCTCGTGGTGACCAGCTACGAGACGGACCGCGGCATCGACCTGGCCCCGCGCCAGGCCGTGGAGTACGCATGCGAGAAGGGGCATCGGTTTGAGATGCCCTTCTCGGTCGAGGCGGAGATTCCGCCGGAGTGGGAGTGCAAGGTCTGCGGGGCCCAGGCACTCCTGGTGGACGGCGACGGCCCTGAGGAAAAGAAGGCCAAGCCCGCGCGTACGCATTGGGACATGCTGATGGAGCGGCGCACCCGAGAGGAGCTCGAAGAGGTCCTCGAGGAGCGCCTGGCCGTTCTGCGCTCCGGCGCGATGAACATCGCGGTGCATCCGCGGGACAGCCGCAAGTCCGCCTAA
- a CDS encoding PLP-dependent aminotransferase family protein, whose product MTQWTSAMGAAQLARLLNSQQERPAGPGTRRPPAYRALADGIRLLVLEGRVPVAARLPAERELALSLSVSRTTVAAAYEALRGEGFLESRRGAGSWTAVPAGNPLPARGLEPLPPEALGSMIDLGCASLPAPEPWLTRAVQGALEELPPYAHTHGDYPAGLPALRAMIAEGYTARGIPTMPEQIMVTTGAMGAIDAICHLFAGRGERIAVESPSYANILQLMREAGARLVPVAMAEGLAGWDVERWRQVLRDAAPRLAYVVADFHNPTGALADEDQRRRLVDAARSAGTVLVVDETMSELYLEEGLSMPRPVCGFDPSGSTVITVGSASKAFWAGMRIGWVRAAPDVIRSLVAARAYADLGTPVLEQLAVNWLFSTGGWERAVEIRRAQARENRDALVAAVRRELPDWEFVVPRGGLTLWVRTGGLSGSRIAEAGERVGVRVPSGPRFGVDGAFEGYVRLPFTVGGAVAEEAAVRLAVAAHLVKTGATGGNEAPRTFVA is encoded by the coding sequence ATGACGCAGTGGACTTCGGCGATGGGTGCCGCGCAGCTCGCCCGGCTGCTCAACTCCCAGCAGGAGCGCCCCGCGGGGCCCGGCACCCGCCGTCCGCCCGCCTATCGCGCGCTCGCCGACGGCATCCGGCTGCTCGTCCTCGAAGGCCGGGTTCCGGTCGCCGCGCGGCTGCCCGCCGAGCGGGAGCTCGCGCTGTCCCTCTCCGTCAGCCGTACGACGGTCGCCGCGGCCTACGAGGCGCTGCGCGGCGAAGGGTTCCTGGAGTCCCGCAGGGGAGCGGGCAGTTGGACCGCCGTCCCCGCCGGGAACCCGCTGCCCGCGCGCGGCCTCGAACCGCTGCCGCCCGAGGCCCTCGGCTCCATGATCGACCTCGGCTGCGCGTCACTCCCCGCGCCGGAGCCCTGGCTCACCCGTGCCGTGCAGGGCGCCCTGGAGGAGCTGCCACCGTACGCGCACACGCACGGCGACTATCCGGCGGGGCTGCCCGCGCTGCGCGCGATGATCGCCGAGGGGTACACCGCGCGCGGCATTCCGACCATGCCCGAGCAGATCATGGTGACGACCGGCGCGATGGGCGCGATCGACGCCATCTGTCATCTCTTCGCCGGGCGCGGCGAACGCATCGCCGTCGAGTCCCCCTCCTACGCCAACATCCTCCAGCTGATGCGGGAGGCGGGCGCCCGGCTCGTCCCCGTCGCGATGGCCGAGGGGCTTGCCGGATGGGACGTGGAGCGTTGGCGCCAGGTCCTGCGCGACGCCGCACCCCGGCTCGCGTACGTCGTCGCCGACTTCCACAACCCGACGGGAGCACTCGCGGACGAGGACCAGCGGCGCCGCCTGGTGGACGCGGCGCGGTCCGCGGGGACCGTACTGGTGGTCGACGAAACGATGAGCGAGCTGTATTTGGAGGAGGGGCTGTCGATGCCCCGCCCCGTGTGCGGCTTCGACCCCTCCGGGTCCACGGTCATCACCGTGGGGTCGGCCAGCAAGGCGTTCTGGGCGGGGATGCGGATCGGGTGGGTCCGTGCGGCCCCCGATGTCATCCGCAGTCTCGTCGCCGCGCGCGCGTACGCCGACCTCGGAACGCCGGTGCTGGAGCAGTTGGCAGTGAACTGGCTGTTCAGCACCGGGGGATGGGAGCGGGCCGTGGAGATCCGGCGTGCGCAGGCCCGGGAGAACCGGGACGCGCTCGTCGCCGCCGTGCGCCGTGAGCTGCCCGACTGGGAGTTCGTCGTTCCGCGGGGCGGGCTGACGCTGTGGGTGCGCACCGGCGGGCTGTCCGGGTCGCGGATCGCCGAGGCGGGCGAACGGGTGGGGGTACGGGTGCCCTCCGGGCCGCGGTTCGGGGTCGACGGCGCCTTCGAAGGGTATGTGCGGCTGCCGTTCACCGTGGGGGGTGCGGTGGCCGAGGAGGCGGCGGTCCGGTTGGCCGTGGCGGCGCACTTGGTGAAAACGGGCGCGACCGGGGGCAACGAAGCGCCCCGTACGTTCGTGGCCTAG
- a CDS encoding MFS transporter: MGTETVRAQATDEVTERRREQRGWYFYDWACSVYSTSVLTVFLGPYLTSVAKHAADADGFVHPLGIPVRAGSFFAYAVSASVILSIFVMPMAGAAADRTGRKKPLLALCAYLGATATTGMFFLDGDRYLLGGLLLIVANASVAVSMVLYNSYLPQIAPPEERDAVSSRGWAFGYAAGSLMLVVNLVLYSAHDSFGVSESTAVRVCLASAGIWWGAFTLVPLKRLRDRPTASAGQASGHGWRQLAATVRDMRGKPLTLAFLFAYLVYNDGIQTVISQASVYGSEELGLSQSTLIVAVLLVQVLAVGGALGMGRLARTYGAKRTILGSLVAWTVTLGAGYFLPAGAPVWFFVLAAGIGLVLGGSQALSRSLFSHLVPTGKEAEYFSAYEMSDRGMSWLGPLLFGLTYQLTGSYRDAIISLVAFFVIGFVLLARVPVRQAVHDAGNPVPDRI, encoded by the coding sequence GTGGGCACCGAAACCGTGCGGGCACAGGCGACCGACGAGGTCACCGAACGGCGGCGCGAGCAGCGCGGCTGGTACTTCTACGACTGGGCGTGCTCCGTCTACTCGACGAGCGTGCTCACCGTTTTCCTGGGGCCCTATCTCACGTCCGTCGCCAAGCACGCGGCGGACGCGGACGGCTTCGTCCATCCGCTGGGCATCCCGGTCCGCGCCGGCTCCTTCTTCGCCTACGCGGTCTCGGCGTCCGTCATTCTGTCGATCTTCGTGATGCCGATGGCGGGCGCGGCCGCCGACCGCACCGGCCGCAAGAAGCCCCTGCTCGCCCTCTGCGCCTATCTCGGCGCCACGGCCACCACGGGCATGTTCTTCCTGGACGGCGACCGCTATCTGCTCGGCGGTCTGCTGCTGATCGTCGCCAACGCCTCGGTGGCCGTGTCGATGGTGCTGTACAACTCCTACCTGCCGCAGATCGCCCCGCCCGAGGAGCGTGACGCGGTCTCGTCCCGCGGCTGGGCCTTCGGCTACGCGGCGGGCTCGCTCATGCTGGTCGTGAACCTGGTCCTGTACTCGGCTCACGACTCCTTCGGTGTCTCCGAGTCGACGGCCGTCCGCGTCTGTCTGGCCTCGGCGGGCATCTGGTGGGGCGCCTTCACCCTCGTGCCGCTGAAGCGGCTGCGGGACCGGCCCACGGCATCCGCGGGTCAGGCGTCGGGACACGGATGGCGGCAGCTGGCGGCCACCGTTCGCGACATGCGGGGCAAACCGCTCACCCTCGCCTTCCTGTTCGCCTACCTCGTCTACAACGACGGCATCCAGACGGTCATCTCGCAGGCGTCGGTGTACGGATCGGAGGAGCTGGGCCTGAGCCAGTCGACCCTGATCGTCGCCGTACTGCTGGTGCAGGTGCTCGCGGTCGGGGGCGCCCTGGGGATGGGACGGCTCGCACGGACGTACGGCGCGAAGCGCACGATCCTCGGCTCGCTCGTCGCCTGGACCGTGACGCTGGGCGCCGGGTACTTCCTGCCGGCGGGCGCACCCGTCTGGTTCTTCGTCCTGGCCGCCGGGATCGGCCTGGTCCTGGGCGGCAGCCAGGCACTCTCGCGCTCGCTGTTCTCCCATCTGGTGCCGACCGGGAAGGAGGCCGAGTACTTCTCCGCGTACGAGATGAGCGACCGGGGGATGAGCTGGCTCGGCCCGCTTCTGTTCGGTTTGACCTACCAGCTGACGGGAAGTTATCGGGACGCGATCATCTCGCTCGTGGCCTTCTTCGTCATCGGATTCGTGCTGCTGGCGAGGGTTCCGGTGCGGCAGGCCGTGCACGACGCGGGTAATCCCGTACCGGACAGGATTTAG
- a CDS encoding glycerophosphodiester phosphodiesterase, with protein sequence MSPRIRHPYLDHPGPIPFAHRGGAADGLENTVAQFRRAVEAGYRYIETDVHATSDGKLVAFHDVTLDRVTDGAGRIADLPWEDVRHARVAGKEPVPLFEELLETFPDVRWNVDVKAEPALHPLLNLIGRLDAWDRVCVGSFSEARVFRAQRLAGPRLATSYGTKGVLGLRLRSYGIPAALRDSAIAAQVPESQSGVPVVDRRFVRAAHARGLQVHVWTVNESDRMHRLLDLGVDGIMTDHIDTLRRVLEDRGTWV encoded by the coding sequence GTGAGCCCGCGCATACGTCACCCGTACCTCGACCACCCCGGCCCGATCCCCTTCGCCCACCGGGGCGGCGCGGCGGACGGCCTGGAGAACACCGTCGCCCAGTTCCGCCGCGCGGTGGAAGCGGGCTACCGCTACATCGAGACGGATGTGCACGCGACGTCGGACGGCAAGCTCGTCGCCTTCCACGACGTGACCCTGGACCGGGTGACGGACGGCGCGGGCCGGATCGCGGACCTTCCCTGGGAGGACGTGCGCCACGCGCGCGTGGCGGGCAAGGAACCGGTCCCCCTCTTCGAGGAGCTCCTCGAAACCTTTCCCGACGTCCGCTGGAACGTCGACGTCAAGGCCGAGCCCGCCCTCCACCCCCTGCTGAACCTCATCGGCCGCCTCGACGCCTGGGACCGCGTCTGCGTCGGCTCGTTCTCCGAGGCGCGGGTCTTCCGCGCCCAGCGTCTGGCCGGACCTCGTCTGGCGACCTCGTACGGCACCAAGGGTGTCCTGGGGCTGCGGCTGCGCTCGTACGGCATCCCGGCCGCGCTGCGCGACTCGGCGATCGCCGCCCAGGTGCCCGAGTCCCAGTCGGGCGTGCCGGTGGTCGACCGGCGCTTCGTGCGCGCCGCCCACGCGCGCGGCCTGCAGGTCCACGTGTGGACGGTCAACGAATCCGATCGGATGCACCGGCTCCTGGACCTGGGCGTCGATGGCATCATGACCGATCACATCGACACGCTGCGCAGGGTCCTGGAGGACCGGGGCACCTGGGTCTGA